Below is a genomic region from Halobacterium sp. CBA1132.
CGAGTACGGCGGCCGCCGCGAAGCGATGGAAGCGATTCCGAACGGCACAGCCAGCTATTCGACCGACGAAGCCGAAGCGGGCGCCGCGCAGTTCGCGCAGGACCTCGCCGACGAGATTCTCGGCGACCTCGACGTCGAGTACGAGACGGCGGGCTACCTCGGGAAGAAAGCCGGCAAGACACTCGACGCGGCCGCCGAGTACGACTGTGACCACATCTTCCTCGCGGGGCGCAAGCGCTCGCCGACGGGGAAAGCCATCTTCGGGGACGCGACGCAGAAAGTCATCCTCGACTACGACGACCCGGTCACCGTCCTCACCGCCTAACCGGACGCCGCTCTTTTTTCGACGCCTCAGTCGCCGCTGGCGGCCAGCGTGCCGAGGAGCGCGAACCCCAGTCCGACGAACACGCCGTAGTAGAACACGGCCGTGCTCTCGATGCCGCGGCCGCCGTACCGGAGCACGTCGTGGAGGAGGACGAATCCGCTGGTGAGGATGACGGCGATACCGAACAGTAGGAGGTCGCGGGCGGCCATATCGGCGGTGTCGGCGGGTGGCGCCTTCAGCGTTGTGCCGGCGCTACGCGAGCGGTTCGACGAGGTCTTCGAGGGCGGCACGCGGGTCGTCGGCTTTCGCGACGCCGCTGGCGAGCAACACGCCGCTGGCGCCCAACTCGCGGGCTGCTTCGAGGTCGTCGCCCGTACTGATGCCGGCGCCGCAGTAGACGTCGACGCTCGGGTCGACGGCCTCGGCGGCCGACACGGCGTCCTCGACGATGTCCGGGTCGGCCTGCGAGACGGGCGTCCCGGTGCCGATGAGCTCCGGCGGTTCGACGGCGACGGCGTCCGGGCCGAGCGCCGCGGCGGCCGCGACCTGCTCGGGGTTGTTCGCGCAGACCACGGTGTCGAGGTCGACCCGGTCGGCGGCGTCGAGGCTGCCGTCGATGTCCGCGAGCTTGCGGCGGTGCTCGGAGTGATTCAACAGCGTCCCGACCGCGCCGTTGTCCGCGACGGACTCCGCGAGCACGCTCCCCGTGTGGCTGCCGTGCTCGACGGGACTGACGTGCTGAGCGTACGTCGTCGCGCCCGTCTCCGCGACCCGCGCGAGGTCCGCGGGCTGCGGCGCGACGGCGATAGTCGAGTCTGTCGCTTCGGCGACGTCGGCGGCGGCCTCCGCGACCGCGACCGGGTCGCAGGGGTACGCCTTCAGATTGACAAGTACGAACACGTCACAGACGGCGTACTCCCGCGCGAAAAAACTGTAGGTTTAGCCGTCGTCGCCCTTCCGGCGGACCTTGTCGCCGAGCGTCAGCCCCGCGCTGTCGCTGCTCGAGGACCAGTCCTCGTCGGCGTCGTCGCCGGACTCGGTCAGCGAGATGCCGAGTTTGTTCTCGACCTTCTCGCGGACGTCGTCGCTGGGGAGGCTGTCACCGCGTTCGAGTTTGCGGATGACGCTGGCCTTCTCGTTGAGGTCGTCGGCCAGTTCCTCCTGGCTGAGCCCCGCGCTCTCGCGGGCCTTCCGGATGCGGTCGTCGTAGTCGCCGGCGAGTTCCTCCATCTCGTCGAACATGTCCCGGCGGCGTCGGCCGCCCGAGGACCCGCCGCTGGAGGAGGAACTGGAACCGTCCGAAGACGAACTAGACGAGGACGTCGAGTACTTCGTGCTGGTGGTGCTGGAGGATTCGGTCTTGACTTCGGTGCCGAAGTCCGCGCAGTCGTCGCAGACGTCGATTTCCGCCCCCTCGATTTTGACGGTCTTCGGGGACGAGACCTCCTCGCCACACATCTCGCACTGAGCCATACGAACCGGTAGCCGTGGCCGACGCTTAAATGGCACGCCGCCGGCGCTTCAGGAGAGTTGGCGCCACGCGGAGACGAACCGCTGGACTGCGGTGAGGTGGCCGACGACGGCGAACAGCACGAGCAGCCACGCCACGAGCGAGAATCCGGCGACTGCGGGGATGAACACGGAGAGCCCGCCCGTAATTCCTACGAGCGCGAGGCGGTCTGCGCGTCCGAGAAGCCCGCCGTAGACGCGGTCGAGGCCGACGGCCTGCGCTTGCGTGCCGAGGTACGACGTGAGC
It encodes:
- a CDS encoding multiprotein bridging factor aMBF1 encodes the protein MAQCEMCGEEVSSPKTVKIEGAEIDVCDDCADFGTEVKTESSSTTSTKYSTSSSSSSSDGSSSSSSGGSSGGRRRRDMFDEMEELAGDYDDRIRKARESAGLSQEELADDLNEKASVIRKLERGDSLPSDDVREKVENKLGISLTESGDDADEDWSSSSDSAGLTLGDKVRRKGDDG
- the tpiA gene encoding triose-phosphate isomerase codes for the protein MFVLVNLKAYPCDPVAVAEAAADVAEATDSTIAVAPQPADLARVAETGATTYAQHVSPVEHGSHTGSVLAESVADNGAVGTLLNHSEHRRKLADIDGSLDAADRVDLDTVVCANNPEQVAAAAALGPDAVAVEPPELIGTGTPVSQADPDIVEDAVSAAEAVDPSVDVYCGAGISTGDDLEAARELGASGVLLASGVAKADDPRAALEDLVEPLA
- a CDS encoding universal stress protein; this encodes MDRALAVIDPTDAAKDLLHEAGTLAAGVDADLVVIHVTTEDEYGGRREAMEAIPNGTASYSTDEAEAGAAQFAQDLADEILGDLDVEYETAGYLGKKAGKTLDAAAEYDCDHIFLAGRKRSPTGKAIFGDATQKVILDYDDPVTVLTA